A region of Dioscorea cayenensis subsp. rotundata cultivar TDr96_F1 chromosome 5, TDr96_F1_v2_PseudoChromosome.rev07_lg8_w22 25.fasta, whole genome shotgun sequence DNA encodes the following proteins:
- the LOC120262278 gene encoding uncharacterized protein LOC120262278, whose protein sequence is MMDDPIYIEKLQAMKRYRKTSTTSIGLLSKLFQYFLSALAVGLLLSRLCSSLMFLFSMPKYLFIVCNIIIIIFLAGDSKLSKASPAPDIYEEYVKRNQSEMGNVVEDMDEEDQEDHENHEEMDKRFDEFIARVIIQRRNEARMLLFSEGMNIMQ, encoded by the coding sequence atgatgGATGACCCTATTTACATAGAGAAACTTCAAGCCATGAAGAGATACAGAAAGACAAGTACAACATCAATAGGACTCCTTTCAAAACTATTCCAATACTTTTTATCAGCTTTGGCAGTTGGCTTACTCCTCTCAAGACTATGTTCTTCTCTCATGTTCTTATTCTCAATGCCCAAGTACTTGTTCATAGTTTGCAATATTATCATAATCATCTTCCTCGCCGGAGATTCTAAGCTGTCGAAGGCTTCTCCGGCACCGGATATCTACGAAGAATATGTGAAGAGGAACCAGAGTGAGATGGGCAATGTGGTTGAGGACATGGATGAGGAGGATCAAGAGGATCATGAGAATCATGAGGAGATGGATAAAAGGTTTGATGAGTTCATTGCAAGAGTTATCATTCAAAGGAGGAATGAAGCAAGAATGCTACTTTTCAGTGAAGGAATGAACATCATGCAATGA